In one Terriglobia bacterium genomic region, the following are encoded:
- a CDS encoding cytochrome C oxidase subunit IV family protein: protein MKAGRRGVSEHIVSRGIYAGIGATLLIFTGITYYAATVDLGPFNVVVALTIATFKASLVVLYFMHARYSPRRTQLVIVAGFFWLALLLGMTLSDYLTRAWQHI, encoded by the coding sequence CTGAAGGCAGGGAGAAGAGGCGTGTCTGAGCACATTGTATCCCGCGGAATCTATGCCGGCATCGGCGCTACGCTGCTGATTTTCACCGGCATCACCTATTACGCCGCCACCGTGGACCTCGGCCCGTTCAACGTTGTTGTCGCCCTCACCATTGCCACCTTCAAGGCCTCTCTCGTCGTCCTCTACTTTATGCACGCGCGCTATAGCCCGCGCCGCACCCAGCTGGTTATCGTCGCCGGCTTCTTCTGGCTGGCCCTGCTCCTGGGCATGACCCTCAGCGATTACCTCACTCGCGCCTGGCAGCACATTTAA
- a CDS encoding cbb3-type cytochrome c oxidase subunit I yields the protein MNATATNPAVFPEKHYANAEYGIRSWLLTTDHKRIALLYLVSVTVFFFIGGIFAALIRIHLLTPAGYLVTPETYNKLFTMHGVAMIFFFLIPAIPAVLGNFLIPLMIGAKDLAFPKINLLSWYLYMIGGGMVLYSFLSGGLDTGWTFYTPLSSVYSNSAVAPAVLGIFINGFSSILTGLNFLVTVHTMRAPGLTWFRLPMFVWAHYATSIIMILGTPVVATTLALAGMERLFHLGFFNPALGGDPVLFQHLFWFYSHPAVYIMILPAMGVISEIITTFARKPLFGYKVMAAATLAIAVIGFLVWSHHMFVAGQSTFAALAFSLLTMLVAVPSAVKTFNWTATMYKGSISYDAPMLYAFGFIGLFLIGGLTGLFLGTLGTDIHIHDTMFVVAHFHYIMVGGAVFGYMGGLHLWWPKISGRMYPEFVARVSAIVLFVGFNMTFFPQFVMGYVGMPRRYHTYPPEFQVLNVLSTAGASILAIGYIVPIFYFLWSLRHGAVAGRNPWPSTGLEWLTDSPPPTENFAQTPVVTWEAYDFDNRPDLGLAKASASGHK from the coding sequence ATGAACGCAACAGCAACAAATCCGGCGGTTTTTCCGGAAAAGCATTATGCGAACGCGGAGTACGGCATCCGCTCGTGGCTGCTCACCACGGACCACAAGCGCATCGCCCTGCTCTATCTCGTCTCCGTCACTGTGTTCTTCTTCATCGGCGGCATCTTTGCCGCCTTGATCCGCATTCACCTGCTCACCCCGGCGGGATATCTGGTCACCCCGGAGACCTACAACAAGCTCTTCACCATGCACGGCGTCGCCATGATCTTCTTCTTCCTGATTCCGGCGATTCCCGCGGTCCTCGGCAATTTCCTGATTCCCCTGATGATCGGCGCGAAGGATCTGGCCTTTCCGAAGATCAATTTGCTCAGCTGGTACCTGTACATGATCGGCGGAGGGATGGTGCTCTACTCCTTCCTCAGTGGCGGCCTGGATACCGGCTGGACCTTCTACACCCCGCTCAGCAGCGTCTATTCCAATTCCGCCGTGGCCCCCGCGGTCCTCGGCATTTTCATCAACGGCTTCTCCTCGATCCTTACCGGGCTGAACTTCCTGGTAACCGTCCATACCATGCGCGCCCCGGGCCTGACCTGGTTCCGCCTGCCCATGTTCGTCTGGGCCCACTACGCCACCAGCATCATCATGATCCTGGGCACGCCCGTGGTGGCCACCACCCTGGCCCTCGCCGGCATGGAGCGCCTCTTTCATCTGGGCTTCTTCAATCCCGCGCTCGGCGGCGATCCCGTTCTCTTCCAGCATCTTTTCTGGTTCTACTCGCACCCCGCCGTATACATCATGATTCTCCCGGCCATGGGCGTGATCAGCGAGATCATCACCACCTTCGCGCGCAAGCCGCTGTTCGGATACAAGGTCATGGCCGCGGCTACCCTGGCCATCGCTGTCATCGGGTTCCTGGTCTGGTCCCATCACATGTTCGTCGCCGGGCAATCCACTTTCGCCGCCCTGGCTTTCTCCCTCCTGACCATGCTGGTGGCCGTTCCCTCGGCGGTCAAAACCTTCAACTGGACCGCCACGATGTACAAGGGTTCGATCTCCTACGATGCGCCGATGCTCTATGCCTTCGGCTTTATCGGTCTCTTTCTCATCGGCGGCCTCACCGGCCTGTTCCTCGGCACCCTGGGCACGGACATCCACATTCACGACACCATGTTCGTCGTCGCCCACTTCCACTACATCATGGTCGGCGGCGCGGTCTTTGGTTACATGGGCGGCCTGCACCTCTGGTGGCCCAAGATCAGCGGGCGCATGTATCCCGAGTTCGTGGCGCGCGTCTCCGCCATTGTCCTCTTTGTCGGCTTCAACATGACCTTCTTCCCGCAGTTCGTCATGGGCTACGTCGGCATGCCTCGCCGCTACCACACCTATCCGCCGGAGTTCCAGGTGCTCAACGTGCTCTCCACCGCCGGCGCTTCCATTTTGGCCATCGGCTACATCGTTCCGATTTTCTATTTCCTCTGGTCCTTGCGCCATGGCGCTGTCGCCGGGCGCAACCCCTGGCCCAGCACCGGCCTCGAATGGCTGACGGATTCGCCGCCGCCCACGGAAAATTTTGCGCAAACGCCGGTGGTCACCTGGGAGGCGTACGATTTCGACAACCGCCCGGACCTCGGCCTGGCGAAGGCCTCGGCCAGCGGCCACAAGTAG
- the coxB gene encoding cytochrome c oxidase subunit II — protein MFYILVTSVFFAVTVTLVVLYFAVKFRRTSEKQIGTPIHGSVTLEIAWTIIPLILAMVMFAWGATIYVNYRQAPPDTLNIYVIAKQWMWKLQQPDGRREINELHIPVNRNVKLIMASEDVIHDFFVPAFRVKMDVVPGRYTTLWFRATKPGRYHFFCSQYCGTNHAVMGGWVTVMEPAEYAAWLSGEHADINPPAAGEKLFAQFACSSCHLLTGKGRGPSLNGVYGSKVLLADGSTVIADEVYIRESILNPKAKIVAGYQPLMPTFQGQVSEDQILSLTAYIQSLQVQSAPAVPAAAAPDTGKR, from the coding sequence ATGTTCTACATCCTGGTGACCTCGGTCTTCTTCGCCGTCACGGTCACCCTGGTCGTTCTCTACTTTGCCGTGAAATTCCGGCGCACGAGCGAGAAGCAGATCGGCACACCCATCCATGGTTCCGTGACCCTGGAGATCGCCTGGACCATCATTCCCTTGATCCTCGCCATGGTCATGTTCGCCTGGGGCGCGACCATCTATGTCAACTATCGCCAGGCTCCGCCGGACACCCTGAATATCTACGTCATCGCCAAGCAGTGGATGTGGAAGCTCCAGCAGCCCGACGGCCGCCGCGAAATCAACGAACTGCACATTCCCGTGAACCGCAACGTCAAGCTCATCATGGCCAGCGAGGACGTGATCCACGATTTCTTCGTCCCCGCTTTCCGCGTCAAGATGGACGTGGTCCCGGGCCGCTACACCACCCTGTGGTTCCGCGCCACCAAGCCCGGCCGCTACCACTTCTTCTGCTCCCAGTATTGCGGCACCAACCACGCCGTCATGGGCGGCTGGGTTACCGTTATGGAGCCCGCCGAGTACGCCGCCTGGCTGAGTGGCGAGCACGCGGACATCAATCCCCCCGCCGCCGGCGAAAAACTTTTCGCGCAGTTCGCCTGCAGCTCCTGCCACCTGCTGACCGGCAAGGGGCGCGGGCCGTCTCTCAACGGGGTCTACGGCTCCAAGGTCCTCCTCGCCGACGGCTCCACGGTGATCGCCGACGAAGTCTACATCCGCGAATCCATTCTCAATCCCAAGGCGAAAATCGTGGCCGGCTACCAGCCGCTGATGCCCACGTTTCAGGGCCAGGTCAGCGAGGATCAGATTCTCAGTCTGACCGCCTACATCCAGTCTCTGCAGGTGCAATCGGCTCCGGCAGTTCCTGCCGCGGCGGCGCCGGACACGGGGAAGAGATAG
- a CDS encoding cytochrome c oxidase subunit 3 family protein → MWIFLITEIMFFGGIFLTYTINRSLYPVVFGEASRELNVRMGGMNTAVLIASSFTMAMAVWASQTGKKKQLTLFLMLTLILGGVFLGVKYFEYAEKFHHHLIPGRNFQFPGDVGNRAHAQLFFSLYFGMTGLHALHMIVGAGLLLWLVMGSLRGRFTPQYNTPVELVGLYWHFVDIVWIFLFPLLYLIDRH, encoded by the coding sequence ATGTGGATCTTCCTCATCACCGAAATCATGTTCTTCGGTGGCATCTTCCTGACCTACACCATCAACCGCTCCCTGTATCCTGTGGTCTTCGGCGAAGCCAGCCGCGAGCTCAACGTGCGCATGGGCGGCATGAACACCGCCGTGCTCATCGCCAGCAGCTTCACCATGGCCATGGCCGTATGGGCCTCGCAGACCGGCAAGAAGAAGCAGCTCACCCTTTTCCTGATGCTTACGCTCATTCTTGGCGGCGTCTTCCTGGGCGTGAAGTACTTCGAATACGCCGAAAAATTTCACCACCATCTCATCCCCGGCAGGAACTTCCAGTTTCCCGGTGACGTCGGCAACCGCGCCCATGCCCAGCTCTTCTTCTCCCTCTATTTCGGCATGACCGGCCTGCACGCCCTGCACATGATTGTCGGCGCGGGCCTGCTCCTCTGGCTGGTCATGGGATCGCTGCGCGGCCGCTTTACGCCGCAATACAATACCCCGGTGGAATTAGTCGGGCTCTACTGGCATTTCGTCGATATTGTCTGGATCTTTCTGTTCCCGTTGCTCTATCTGATCGATCGTCACTGA